One stretch of Daphnia pulicaria isolate SC F1-1A chromosome 6, SC_F0-13Bv2, whole genome shotgun sequence DNA includes these proteins:
- the LOC124342718 gene encoding serine/threonine-protein phosphatase 2A regulatory subunit B'' subunit gamma-like: MDEKSEILVLNAEDEETFQKLYSEGLKYSKQCSEESMPVPKFYTKLPNHENMISLKLREEARTAFLQKKSKELLDNNELQNLWTLLDKNHSPPAGSEQMINYIDFLKVGNIAGPKYKAFFTPDVFARLLQNDIHGRISTMAVFNYIMRKVWLQQTRIGLSLYDATGQGLLTEMDLENYITELIPTLPQLEGLEKSFHSFYVCTAVRKFLFFLDPLKLGKVRIQDILASGFLDELLELRDEELPKDAQDSNWFSAPSALRVYGQYLNLDTNRNGMLCQEELRRFGTGTLTRVFIQRVFEECMTYEKEMDYKTYLDFVLAMDNKKEPQALQYFFRLLDVNHRNHLNTFDLHFYFKGVQELMQQHKQEVVAFDDVNDEIFDMVRPADPSKITLQDLINCGYGETVINILIDLDGFWTYENREAVVVTDKNNQEKQDI; the protein is encoded by the exons ATGGATGAAAAATCCgagattttggttttaaatgcCGAAGATGAGGAGACCTTCCAAAAGTTGTATTCCGAAGGTCTCAAATATAGCAAGCAATGCTCGGAAGAAAGCATGCCAGTTCCAAAGTTCTATACCAAA CTCCCTAATCATGAAAACATGATTAGCCTTAAACTGAGAGAAGAAGCTAGAACAGCATTCCTTCAGAAGAAGAGCAAAGAACTCCTCGATAACAATGAACTGCAG AATCTCTGGACTTTACTAGACAAAAATCACAGCCCTCCTGCTGGTTCTGAGCAGATGATCAATTATATTGATTTTCTCAAAGTGGGCAACATAGCTGGTCCGAAATATAA AGCGTTCTTTACACCAGACGTATTTGCAAGGCTATTGCAGAATGATATTCATGGCAGAATATCAACCATGGCAGTGTTCAATTACATCATGAGGAAAGTTTGGTTACAGCAAACTAGAATTGGTCTTTCATTATATGATGCCACAGGACAAGGTCTGCTTACTGAAATG gATTTAGAGAACTACATAACTGAACTTATCCCAACATTGCCACAGTTAGAAGGGCTTGAAAAGTCATTCCATTCGTTTTACGTCTGTACCGCCGTACGCaagttcctcttcttcctagATCCATTAAAGCTAGGCAAAGTCAGGATACAGGATATTCTCGCTTCTGGTTTTCTGGACGAACTTTTAGAG CTACGGGATGAAGAGCTGCCCAAAGATGCACAGGATTCAAACTGGTTTTCTGCGCCCTCCGCTCTGAGAGTCTACGGTCAATACTTAAATTTAGATACCAACAGAAACGGCATGCTTTGTCAGGAAGAGCTCAGACG attcgGAACTGGCACGTTGACGCGAGTTTTCATTCAACGTGTATTCGAGGAGTGCATGACCTATGAGAAAGAAATGGATTATAAAACGTACTTGGATTTCGTATTGGCCATGGACAATAAAAAGGAACCACAAGCACTTCAGTATTTTTTCCGTTTGTTGGACGTCAATCATCGAAACCATCTCAACACTTTTGACCTCCATTTTTACTTCAAA GGGGTTCAAGAGTTGATGCAGCAGCACAAACAAGAAGTCGTTGCTTTTGACGACGTGAATGATGAGATTTTCGATATGGTGCGTCCTGCCGACCCGTCAAAAATCACTTTACAAGATTTGATCAACTG TGGATACGGTGAAACTGTGATCAATATCTTGATTGATTTGGATGGATTTTGGACATACGAGAACCGTGAAGCTGTTGTCGTAACAGACAAGAATAACCAAGAGAAACAGGACATTTGA
- the LOC124342766 gene encoding transcription initiation factor IIA subunit 1-like isoform X1, whose translation MAANQALVSKLYRGVIEDVINGVREAFLDEGIDEAVLLELKQNWENKLQSSKAIDPVTDPAETSLQSKLQQRSSLPSKAGQQASSTAPANNSTPQQAAPTAKQPEAAAAAQTPATTPNAATGAATTAAAAAPATTTVRTVPVQITVPPQAGVAGHTAAKSITVHVPAHALQGGAAGAQLQTILSSPAVTAALSLPVEMATTVLQQHINNALQSTAARSQSRTDNGGVTQLDGPGDSSDDDDDVEDDDDDDVEEEDDHDDEEIDADNEENADEEPLNSEDDVTDDDPSVLFETDNVVVCQYDKITRSRNRWKFHLKDGIMNINGRDYVFQKANGDAEW comes from the exons ATGGCCGCCAATCAGGCACTCGTG tcGAAACTGTATCGTGGCGTTATTGAAGATGTTATCAACGGGGTTCGAGAGGCGTTTCTTGACGAAGGAATCGATGAGGCTGTACTTCTTGAATTGAAGCAGAATTGGGAAAACAAATTGCAGTCCAGCAAAGCAATCGACCCTGTGACCGATCCTGCTGAAACTTCTCTCCAAAGCAAACTGCAACAAA GGTCTTCTTTGCCGTCAAAAGCAGGTCAGCAGGCTAGCTCTACAGCTCCTGCGAACAATTCTACACCTCAACAGGCAGCCCCTACGGCAAAGCAACCAG aagcagcagcagcagcccaaacCCCAGCGACTACCCCTAATGCAGCTACAggtgcagcaacaacagcagcagctgcagcccCTGCTACGACAACAGTAAGGACGGTGCCAGTCCAAATCACTGTTCCTCCTCAGGCTGGAGTAGCAGGTCATACAGCAGCCAAGAGCATCACTGTTCACGTTCCAGCTCATGCTCTTCAAG GTGGCGCAGCGGGAGCGCAGCTGCAAACGATCCTGAGTTCACCGGCTGTGACGgcggctctctctcttccagTTGAAATGGCCACGACTGTCTTGCAGCAGCACATTAATAACGCGTTGCAG TCGACAGCTGCACGGAGCCAATCGCGAACTGACAATGGAGGAGTCACACAGTTGGATGGACCCGGAGACTCttcggacgacgacgacgatgttgaagatgatgacgacgacgacgtggaAGAAGAGGACGATCATGACGACGAGGAGATTGACGCAGACAACGAAGAGAACGCAGACGAGGAGCCACTCAACTCTGAAGATGATGTGACTGATGATGATCCCTCAGTGTTATTTGAAACTGATAACGTCGTCGTGTGCCAGTACGACAAG aTTACGAGAAGTCGAAACAGGTGGAAGTTTCATCTCAAGGACGGCATCATGAACATTAACGGTCGCGATTACGTCTTTCAAAAGGCCAACGGTGATGCAGAGTGGTGA
- the LOC124342766 gene encoding transcription initiation factor IIA subunit 1-like isoform X4, which produces MAANQALVSKLYRGVIEDVINGVREAFLDEGIDEAVLLELKQNWENKLQSSKAIDPVTDPAETSLQSKLQQTGQQASSTAPANNSTPQQAAPTAKQPEAAAAAQTPATTPNAATGAATTAAAAAPATTTVRTVPVQITVPPQAGVAGHTAAKSITVHVPAHALQGGAAGAQLQTILSSPAVTAALSLPVEMATTVLQQHINNALQSTAARSQSRTDNGGVTQLDGPGDSSDDDDDVEDDDDDDVEEEDDHDDEEIDADNEENADEEPLNSEDDVTDDDPSVLFETDNVVVCQYDKITRSRNRWKFHLKDGIMNINGRDYVFQKANGDAEW; this is translated from the exons ATGGCCGCCAATCAGGCACTCGTG tcGAAACTGTATCGTGGCGTTATTGAAGATGTTATCAACGGGGTTCGAGAGGCGTTTCTTGACGAAGGAATCGATGAGGCTGTACTTCTTGAATTGAAGCAGAATTGGGAAAACAAATTGCAGTCCAGCAAAGCAATCGACCCTGTGACCGATCCTGCTGAAACTTCTCTCCAAAGCAAACTGCAACAAA CAGGTCAGCAGGCTAGCTCTACAGCTCCTGCGAACAATTCTACACCTCAACAGGCAGCCCCTACGGCAAAGCAACCAG aagcagcagcagcagcccaaacCCCAGCGACTACCCCTAATGCAGCTACAggtgcagcaacaacagcagcagctgcagcccCTGCTACGACAACAGTAAGGACGGTGCCAGTCCAAATCACTGTTCCTCCTCAGGCTGGAGTAGCAGGTCATACAGCAGCCAAGAGCATCACTGTTCACGTTCCAGCTCATGCTCTTCAAG GTGGCGCAGCGGGAGCGCAGCTGCAAACGATCCTGAGTTCACCGGCTGTGACGgcggctctctctcttccagTTGAAATGGCCACGACTGTCTTGCAGCAGCACATTAATAACGCGTTGCAG TCGACAGCTGCACGGAGCCAATCGCGAACTGACAATGGAGGAGTCACACAGTTGGATGGACCCGGAGACTCttcggacgacgacgacgatgttgaagatgatgacgacgacgacgtggaAGAAGAGGACGATCATGACGACGAGGAGATTGACGCAGACAACGAAGAGAACGCAGACGAGGAGCCACTCAACTCTGAAGATGATGTGACTGATGATGATCCCTCAGTGTTATTTGAAACTGATAACGTCGTCGTGTGCCAGTACGACAAG aTTACGAGAAGTCGAAACAGGTGGAAGTTTCATCTCAAGGACGGCATCATGAACATTAACGGTCGCGATTACGTCTTTCAAAAGGCCAACGGTGATGCAGAGTGGTGA
- the LOC124342766 gene encoding transcription initiation factor IIA subunit 1-like isoform X6, whose product MAANQALVSKLYRGVIEDVINGVREAFLDEGIDEAVLLELKQNWENKLQSSKAIDPVTDPAETSLQSKLQQSQQASSTAPANNSTPQQAAPTAKQPEAAAAAQTPATTPNAATGAATTAAAAAPATTTVRTVPVQITVPPQAGVAGHTAAKSITVHVPAHALQGGAAGAQLQTILSSPAVTAALSLPVEMATTVLQQHINNALQSTAARSQSRTDNGGVTQLDGPGDSSDDDDDVEDDDDDDVEEEDDHDDEEIDADNEENADEEPLNSEDDVTDDDPSVLFETDNVVVCQYDKITRSRNRWKFHLKDGIMNINGRDYVFQKANGDAEW is encoded by the exons ATGGCCGCCAATCAGGCACTCGTG tcGAAACTGTATCGTGGCGTTATTGAAGATGTTATCAACGGGGTTCGAGAGGCGTTTCTTGACGAAGGAATCGATGAGGCTGTACTTCTTGAATTGAAGCAGAATTGGGAAAACAAATTGCAGTCCAGCAAAGCAATCGACCCTGTGACCGATCCTGCTGAAACTTCTCTCCAAAGCAAACTGCAACAAA GTCAGCAGGCTAGCTCTACAGCTCCTGCGAACAATTCTACACCTCAACAGGCAGCCCCTACGGCAAAGCAACCAG aagcagcagcagcagcccaaacCCCAGCGACTACCCCTAATGCAGCTACAggtgcagcaacaacagcagcagctgcagcccCTGCTACGACAACAGTAAGGACGGTGCCAGTCCAAATCACTGTTCCTCCTCAGGCTGGAGTAGCAGGTCATACAGCAGCCAAGAGCATCACTGTTCACGTTCCAGCTCATGCTCTTCAAG GTGGCGCAGCGGGAGCGCAGCTGCAAACGATCCTGAGTTCACCGGCTGTGACGgcggctctctctcttccagTTGAAATGGCCACGACTGTCTTGCAGCAGCACATTAATAACGCGTTGCAG TCGACAGCTGCACGGAGCCAATCGCGAACTGACAATGGAGGAGTCACACAGTTGGATGGACCCGGAGACTCttcggacgacgacgacgatgttgaagatgatgacgacgacgacgtggaAGAAGAGGACGATCATGACGACGAGGAGATTGACGCAGACAACGAAGAGAACGCAGACGAGGAGCCACTCAACTCTGAAGATGATGTGACTGATGATGATCCCTCAGTGTTATTTGAAACTGATAACGTCGTCGTGTGCCAGTACGACAAG aTTACGAGAAGTCGAAACAGGTGGAAGTTTCATCTCAAGGACGGCATCATGAACATTAACGGTCGCGATTACGTCTTTCAAAAGGCCAACGGTGATGCAGAGTGGTGA
- the LOC124342766 gene encoding transcription initiation factor IIA subunit 1-like isoform X8, translating to MAANQALVSKLYRGVIEDVINGVREAFLDEGIDEAVLLELKQNWENKLQSSKAIDPVTDPAETSLQSKLQQTGQQASSTAPANNSTPQQAAPTAKQPAAAAQTPATTPNAATGAATTAAAAAPATTTVRTVPVQITVPPQAGVAGHTAAKSITVHVPAHALQGGAAGAQLQTILSSPAVTAALSLPVEMATTVLQQHINNALQSTAARSQSRTDNGGVTQLDGPGDSSDDDDDVEDDDDDDVEEEDDHDDEEIDADNEENADEEPLNSEDDVTDDDPSVLFETDNVVVCQYDKITRSRNRWKFHLKDGIMNINGRDYVFQKANGDAEW from the exons ATGGCCGCCAATCAGGCACTCGTG tcGAAACTGTATCGTGGCGTTATTGAAGATGTTATCAACGGGGTTCGAGAGGCGTTTCTTGACGAAGGAATCGATGAGGCTGTACTTCTTGAATTGAAGCAGAATTGGGAAAACAAATTGCAGTCCAGCAAAGCAATCGACCCTGTGACCGATCCTGCTGAAACTTCTCTCCAAAGCAAACTGCAACAAA CAGGTCAGCAGGCTAGCTCTACAGCTCCTGCGAACAATTCTACACCTCAACAGGCAGCCCCTACGGCAAAGCAACCAG cagcagcagcccaaacCCCAGCGACTACCCCTAATGCAGCTACAggtgcagcaacaacagcagcagctgcagcccCTGCTACGACAACAGTAAGGACGGTGCCAGTCCAAATCACTGTTCCTCCTCAGGCTGGAGTAGCAGGTCATACAGCAGCCAAGAGCATCACTGTTCACGTTCCAGCTCATGCTCTTCAAG GTGGCGCAGCGGGAGCGCAGCTGCAAACGATCCTGAGTTCACCGGCTGTGACGgcggctctctctcttccagTTGAAATGGCCACGACTGTCTTGCAGCAGCACATTAATAACGCGTTGCAG TCGACAGCTGCACGGAGCCAATCGCGAACTGACAATGGAGGAGTCACACAGTTGGATGGACCCGGAGACTCttcggacgacgacgacgatgttgaagatgatgacgacgacgacgtggaAGAAGAGGACGATCATGACGACGAGGAGATTGACGCAGACAACGAAGAGAACGCAGACGAGGAGCCACTCAACTCTGAAGATGATGTGACTGATGATGATCCCTCAGTGTTATTTGAAACTGATAACGTCGTCGTGTGCCAGTACGACAAG aTTACGAGAAGTCGAAACAGGTGGAAGTTTCATCTCAAGGACGGCATCATGAACATTAACGGTCGCGATTACGTCTTTCAAAAGGCCAACGGTGATGCAGAGTGGTGA
- the LOC124342766 gene encoding transcription initiation factor IIA subunit 1-like isoform X2 encodes MAANQALVSKLYRGVIEDVINGVREAFLDEGIDEAVLLELKQNWENKLQSSKAIDPVTDPAETSLQSKLQQRSSLPSKAGQQASSTAPANNSTPQQAAPTAKQPAAAAAQTPATTPNAATGAATTAAAAAPATTTVRTVPVQITVPPQAGVAGHTAAKSITVHVPAHALQGGAAGAQLQTILSSPAVTAALSLPVEMATTVLQQHINNALQSTAARSQSRTDNGGVTQLDGPGDSSDDDDDVEDDDDDDVEEEDDHDDEEIDADNEENADEEPLNSEDDVTDDDPSVLFETDNVVVCQYDKITRSRNRWKFHLKDGIMNINGRDYVFQKANGDAEW; translated from the exons ATGGCCGCCAATCAGGCACTCGTG tcGAAACTGTATCGTGGCGTTATTGAAGATGTTATCAACGGGGTTCGAGAGGCGTTTCTTGACGAAGGAATCGATGAGGCTGTACTTCTTGAATTGAAGCAGAATTGGGAAAACAAATTGCAGTCCAGCAAAGCAATCGACCCTGTGACCGATCCTGCTGAAACTTCTCTCCAAAGCAAACTGCAACAAA GGTCTTCTTTGCCGTCAAAAGCAGGTCAGCAGGCTAGCTCTACAGCTCCTGCGAACAATTCTACACCTCAACAGGCAGCCCCTACGGCAAAGCAACCAG cagcagcagcagcccaaacCCCAGCGACTACCCCTAATGCAGCTACAggtgcagcaacaacagcagcagctgcagcccCTGCTACGACAACAGTAAGGACGGTGCCAGTCCAAATCACTGTTCCTCCTCAGGCTGGAGTAGCAGGTCATACAGCAGCCAAGAGCATCACTGTTCACGTTCCAGCTCATGCTCTTCAAG GTGGCGCAGCGGGAGCGCAGCTGCAAACGATCCTGAGTTCACCGGCTGTGACGgcggctctctctcttccagTTGAAATGGCCACGACTGTCTTGCAGCAGCACATTAATAACGCGTTGCAG TCGACAGCTGCACGGAGCCAATCGCGAACTGACAATGGAGGAGTCACACAGTTGGATGGACCCGGAGACTCttcggacgacgacgacgatgttgaagatgatgacgacgacgacgtggaAGAAGAGGACGATCATGACGACGAGGAGATTGACGCAGACAACGAAGAGAACGCAGACGAGGAGCCACTCAACTCTGAAGATGATGTGACTGATGATGATCCCTCAGTGTTATTTGAAACTGATAACGTCGTCGTGTGCCAGTACGACAAG aTTACGAGAAGTCGAAACAGGTGGAAGTTTCATCTCAAGGACGGCATCATGAACATTAACGGTCGCGATTACGTCTTTCAAAAGGCCAACGGTGATGCAGAGTGGTGA
- the LOC124342766 gene encoding transcription initiation factor IIA subunit 1-like isoform X3 codes for MAANQALVSKLYRGVIEDVINGVREAFLDEGIDEAVLLELKQNWENKLQSSKAIDPVTDPAETSLQSKLQQRSSLPSKAGQQASSTAPANNSTPQQAAPTAKQPAAAAQTPATTPNAATGAATTAAAAAPATTTVRTVPVQITVPPQAGVAGHTAAKSITVHVPAHALQGGAAGAQLQTILSSPAVTAALSLPVEMATTVLQQHINNALQSTAARSQSRTDNGGVTQLDGPGDSSDDDDDVEDDDDDDVEEEDDHDDEEIDADNEENADEEPLNSEDDVTDDDPSVLFETDNVVVCQYDKITRSRNRWKFHLKDGIMNINGRDYVFQKANGDAEW; via the exons ATGGCCGCCAATCAGGCACTCGTG tcGAAACTGTATCGTGGCGTTATTGAAGATGTTATCAACGGGGTTCGAGAGGCGTTTCTTGACGAAGGAATCGATGAGGCTGTACTTCTTGAATTGAAGCAGAATTGGGAAAACAAATTGCAGTCCAGCAAAGCAATCGACCCTGTGACCGATCCTGCTGAAACTTCTCTCCAAAGCAAACTGCAACAAA GGTCTTCTTTGCCGTCAAAAGCAGGTCAGCAGGCTAGCTCTACAGCTCCTGCGAACAATTCTACACCTCAACAGGCAGCCCCTACGGCAAAGCAACCAG cagcagcagcccaaacCCCAGCGACTACCCCTAATGCAGCTACAggtgcagcaacaacagcagcagctgcagcccCTGCTACGACAACAGTAAGGACGGTGCCAGTCCAAATCACTGTTCCTCCTCAGGCTGGAGTAGCAGGTCATACAGCAGCCAAGAGCATCACTGTTCACGTTCCAGCTCATGCTCTTCAAG GTGGCGCAGCGGGAGCGCAGCTGCAAACGATCCTGAGTTCACCGGCTGTGACGgcggctctctctcttccagTTGAAATGGCCACGACTGTCTTGCAGCAGCACATTAATAACGCGTTGCAG TCGACAGCTGCACGGAGCCAATCGCGAACTGACAATGGAGGAGTCACACAGTTGGATGGACCCGGAGACTCttcggacgacgacgacgatgttgaagatgatgacgacgacgacgtggaAGAAGAGGACGATCATGACGACGAGGAGATTGACGCAGACAACGAAGAGAACGCAGACGAGGAGCCACTCAACTCTGAAGATGATGTGACTGATGATGATCCCTCAGTGTTATTTGAAACTGATAACGTCGTCGTGTGCCAGTACGACAAG aTTACGAGAAGTCGAAACAGGTGGAAGTTTCATCTCAAGGACGGCATCATGAACATTAACGGTCGCGATTACGTCTTTCAAAAGGCCAACGGTGATGCAGAGTGGTGA
- the LOC124342766 gene encoding transcription initiation factor IIA subunit 1-like isoform X9: MAANQALVSKLYRGVIEDVINGVREAFLDEGIDEAVLLELKQNWENKLQSSKAIDPVTDPAETSLQSKLQQSQQASSTAPANNSTPQQAAPTAKQPAAAAQTPATTPNAATGAATTAAAAAPATTTVRTVPVQITVPPQAGVAGHTAAKSITVHVPAHALQGGAAGAQLQTILSSPAVTAALSLPVEMATTVLQQHINNALQSTAARSQSRTDNGGVTQLDGPGDSSDDDDDVEDDDDDDVEEEDDHDDEEIDADNEENADEEPLNSEDDVTDDDPSVLFETDNVVVCQYDKITRSRNRWKFHLKDGIMNINGRDYVFQKANGDAEW, from the exons ATGGCCGCCAATCAGGCACTCGTG tcGAAACTGTATCGTGGCGTTATTGAAGATGTTATCAACGGGGTTCGAGAGGCGTTTCTTGACGAAGGAATCGATGAGGCTGTACTTCTTGAATTGAAGCAGAATTGGGAAAACAAATTGCAGTCCAGCAAAGCAATCGACCCTGTGACCGATCCTGCTGAAACTTCTCTCCAAAGCAAACTGCAACAAA GTCAGCAGGCTAGCTCTACAGCTCCTGCGAACAATTCTACACCTCAACAGGCAGCCCCTACGGCAAAGCAACCAG cagcagcagcccaaacCCCAGCGACTACCCCTAATGCAGCTACAggtgcagcaacaacagcagcagctgcagcccCTGCTACGACAACAGTAAGGACGGTGCCAGTCCAAATCACTGTTCCTCCTCAGGCTGGAGTAGCAGGTCATACAGCAGCCAAGAGCATCACTGTTCACGTTCCAGCTCATGCTCTTCAAG GTGGCGCAGCGGGAGCGCAGCTGCAAACGATCCTGAGTTCACCGGCTGTGACGgcggctctctctcttccagTTGAAATGGCCACGACTGTCTTGCAGCAGCACATTAATAACGCGTTGCAG TCGACAGCTGCACGGAGCCAATCGCGAACTGACAATGGAGGAGTCACACAGTTGGATGGACCCGGAGACTCttcggacgacgacgacgatgttgaagatgatgacgacgacgacgtggaAGAAGAGGACGATCATGACGACGAGGAGATTGACGCAGACAACGAAGAGAACGCAGACGAGGAGCCACTCAACTCTGAAGATGATGTGACTGATGATGATCCCTCAGTGTTATTTGAAACTGATAACGTCGTCGTGTGCCAGTACGACAAG aTTACGAGAAGTCGAAACAGGTGGAAGTTTCATCTCAAGGACGGCATCATGAACATTAACGGTCGCGATTACGTCTTTCAAAAGGCCAACGGTGATGCAGAGTGGTGA
- the LOC124342766 gene encoding transcription initiation factor IIA subunit 1-like isoform X5 yields MAANQALVSKLYRGVIEDVINGVREAFLDEGIDEAVLLELKQNWENKLQSSKAIDPVTDPAETSLQSKLQQTGQQASSTAPANNSTPQQAAPTAKQPAAAAAQTPATTPNAATGAATTAAAAAPATTTVRTVPVQITVPPQAGVAGHTAAKSITVHVPAHALQGGAAGAQLQTILSSPAVTAALSLPVEMATTVLQQHINNALQSTAARSQSRTDNGGVTQLDGPGDSSDDDDDVEDDDDDDVEEEDDHDDEEIDADNEENADEEPLNSEDDVTDDDPSVLFETDNVVVCQYDKITRSRNRWKFHLKDGIMNINGRDYVFQKANGDAEW; encoded by the exons ATGGCCGCCAATCAGGCACTCGTG tcGAAACTGTATCGTGGCGTTATTGAAGATGTTATCAACGGGGTTCGAGAGGCGTTTCTTGACGAAGGAATCGATGAGGCTGTACTTCTTGAATTGAAGCAGAATTGGGAAAACAAATTGCAGTCCAGCAAAGCAATCGACCCTGTGACCGATCCTGCTGAAACTTCTCTCCAAAGCAAACTGCAACAAA CAGGTCAGCAGGCTAGCTCTACAGCTCCTGCGAACAATTCTACACCTCAACAGGCAGCCCCTACGGCAAAGCAACCAG cagcagcagcagcccaaacCCCAGCGACTACCCCTAATGCAGCTACAggtgcagcaacaacagcagcagctgcagcccCTGCTACGACAACAGTAAGGACGGTGCCAGTCCAAATCACTGTTCCTCCTCAGGCTGGAGTAGCAGGTCATACAGCAGCCAAGAGCATCACTGTTCACGTTCCAGCTCATGCTCTTCAAG GTGGCGCAGCGGGAGCGCAGCTGCAAACGATCCTGAGTTCACCGGCTGTGACGgcggctctctctcttccagTTGAAATGGCCACGACTGTCTTGCAGCAGCACATTAATAACGCGTTGCAG TCGACAGCTGCACGGAGCCAATCGCGAACTGACAATGGAGGAGTCACACAGTTGGATGGACCCGGAGACTCttcggacgacgacgacgatgttgaagatgatgacgacgacgacgtggaAGAAGAGGACGATCATGACGACGAGGAGATTGACGCAGACAACGAAGAGAACGCAGACGAGGAGCCACTCAACTCTGAAGATGATGTGACTGATGATGATCCCTCAGTGTTATTTGAAACTGATAACGTCGTCGTGTGCCAGTACGACAAG aTTACGAGAAGTCGAAACAGGTGGAAGTTTCATCTCAAGGACGGCATCATGAACATTAACGGTCGCGATTACGTCTTTCAAAAGGCCAACGGTGATGCAGAGTGGTGA
- the LOC124342766 gene encoding transcription initiation factor IIA subunit 1-like isoform X7, with protein MAANQALVSKLYRGVIEDVINGVREAFLDEGIDEAVLLELKQNWENKLQSSKAIDPVTDPAETSLQSKLQQSQQASSTAPANNSTPQQAAPTAKQPAAAAAQTPATTPNAATGAATTAAAAAPATTTVRTVPVQITVPPQAGVAGHTAAKSITVHVPAHALQGGAAGAQLQTILSSPAVTAALSLPVEMATTVLQQHINNALQSTAARSQSRTDNGGVTQLDGPGDSSDDDDDVEDDDDDDVEEEDDHDDEEIDADNEENADEEPLNSEDDVTDDDPSVLFETDNVVVCQYDKITRSRNRWKFHLKDGIMNINGRDYVFQKANGDAEW; from the exons ATGGCCGCCAATCAGGCACTCGTG tcGAAACTGTATCGTGGCGTTATTGAAGATGTTATCAACGGGGTTCGAGAGGCGTTTCTTGACGAAGGAATCGATGAGGCTGTACTTCTTGAATTGAAGCAGAATTGGGAAAACAAATTGCAGTCCAGCAAAGCAATCGACCCTGTGACCGATCCTGCTGAAACTTCTCTCCAAAGCAAACTGCAACAAA GTCAGCAGGCTAGCTCTACAGCTCCTGCGAACAATTCTACACCTCAACAGGCAGCCCCTACGGCAAAGCAACCAG cagcagcagcagcccaaacCCCAGCGACTACCCCTAATGCAGCTACAggtgcagcaacaacagcagcagctgcagcccCTGCTACGACAACAGTAAGGACGGTGCCAGTCCAAATCACTGTTCCTCCTCAGGCTGGAGTAGCAGGTCATACAGCAGCCAAGAGCATCACTGTTCACGTTCCAGCTCATGCTCTTCAAG GTGGCGCAGCGGGAGCGCAGCTGCAAACGATCCTGAGTTCACCGGCTGTGACGgcggctctctctcttccagTTGAAATGGCCACGACTGTCTTGCAGCAGCACATTAATAACGCGTTGCAG TCGACAGCTGCACGGAGCCAATCGCGAACTGACAATGGAGGAGTCACACAGTTGGATGGACCCGGAGACTCttcggacgacgacgacgatgttgaagatgatgacgacgacgacgtggaAGAAGAGGACGATCATGACGACGAGGAGATTGACGCAGACAACGAAGAGAACGCAGACGAGGAGCCACTCAACTCTGAAGATGATGTGACTGATGATGATCCCTCAGTGTTATTTGAAACTGATAACGTCGTCGTGTGCCAGTACGACAAG aTTACGAGAAGTCGAAACAGGTGGAAGTTTCATCTCAAGGACGGCATCATGAACATTAACGGTCGCGATTACGTCTTTCAAAAGGCCAACGGTGATGCAGAGTGGTGA